Proteins encoded by one window of Salvia splendens isolate huo1 chromosome 14, SspV2, whole genome shotgun sequence:
- the LOC121763960 gene encoding protein ENHANCED PSEUDOMONAS SUSCEPTIBILITY 1-like, with translation MAIIFDLCNFCLNLIFSSHTPKIGINLKMGKVEMVSSCLVGSTRAPFMPKLDLTTWDLRLLQTNHIQKGLIYQTPKSHKNLIQHLKNSLSRALPFFPPLAGRLSITRYDDSTASFFVDCNNAGAEFTHAAAASVSISDIIEPKYIPEIVHSLFRLNDTNNSEGISKPLLAVQVTELADGLFIGCTANHAVVDGTSFWHFINSWSEISRGSHTISKVPVFERWYPSKTAELNRRVHLPTLEKNLIPPSPLPQRVFRFTGANVAELKAEANSEAGTDHKISSLQAVLAHIWRSTTRCGHSSCGETRIMMAIGARGRMSLSEGYFANAAYVATVAISESDLLKNGLGAAAVKINELVSQQSSEEIARYVEEKVEFVTLEEMAASSPCLVVGGSQRDDVYGNDFGWGKPIAVRSGKAQKFDGMVVVLPAAEDGGIDVEVCLAEVKLQAMERDAAFMGIFL, from the exons ATGGCCATCATCTTTGACCTCTGTAACTTTTGTCTCAATTTAATCTTTTCTTCCCACACACCCAAAATTGGGATTAATTTGAAGATGGGAAAAGTGGAGATGGTTTCTTCATGTCTTGTTGGGAGCACCAGGGCTCCTTTTATGCCAAAACTTGATCTCACCACTTGGGATTTAAGATTACTCCAAACCAATCATATTCAGAAAGGTCTCATCTATCAAACCCCTAAATCCCATAAAAACCTAATCCAACACCTCAAAAACTCCCTCTCCCGCGCACTACCCTTCTTTCCGCCGCTCGCCGGCCGGCTCTCCATCACCCGATACGACGACAGCACGGCGAGCTTCTTTGTCGACTGCAATAACGCGGGAGCCGAGTTCACTCACGCAGCCGCCGCATCCGTCTCCATCTCGGACATCATCGAGCCAAAGTACATACCCGAAATCGTGCATTCGTTGTTCCGGCTCAACGACACCAACAATTCGGAAGGGATTTCGAAGCCTCTGCTGGCGGTGCAAGTCACCGAGCTCGCGGACGGCCTCTTCATCGGCTGCACCGCCAATCACGCCGTCGTGGACGGCACTTCCTTCTGGCATTTCATCAACTCTTGGTCCGAGATCTCCCGCGGCTCCCACACGATCTCGAAGGTCCCTGTGTTCGAGCGCTGGTATCCTAGCAAAACCGCTGAGC tgaATAGACGCGTTCATCTCCCCACGCTGGAGAAGAACCTTATCCCTCCGTCTCCGCTGCCGCAGAGGGTGTTCCGTTTCACCGGAGCAAATGTGGCTGAGCTTAAGGCCGAGGCAAACTCCGAAGCTGGGACCGATCACAAAATATCTTCTCTGCAAGCCGTCTTGGCTCATATATGGCGGAGCACGACGCGCTGCGGGCACTCGAGCTGCGGAGAAACTCGGATAATGATGGCGATCGGTGCAAGGGGAAGAATGTCTCTGTCGGAGGGGTATTTCGCGAACGCGGCTTATGTTGCTACGGTGGCGATTAGTGAGTCTGATCTGTTGAAGAATGGGTTGGGCGCAGCTGCGGTCAAGATCAATGAGCTGGTTTCTCAGCAGAGTAGTGAGGAAATAGCGCGATACGTTGAAGAGAAGGTGGAGTTTGTCACGTTAGAGGAAATGGCGGCGAGTAGTCCGTGTCTTGTTGTGGGGGGTTCGCAGCGGGATGATGTGTACGGGAATGATTTCGGGTGGGGGAAACCGATTGCTGTGAGGAGTGGGAAAGCGCAGAAATTTGATGGGATGGTTGTGGTTTTGCCGGCGGCGGAGGATGGCGGTATCGACGTGGAGGTTTGCTTGGCTGAGGTGAAGTTGCAGGCAATGGAGCGTGATGCTGCGTTCATGGGAATATTTCTCTAA
- the LOC121763959 gene encoding uncharacterized protein LOC121763959, with product MSLWKRLSERLPAEVCCNTEVLSVTRDSSVVKVQIKCEDGDVQEREFDKIIISGAFPFSNGKTYRSPNSLKNTDAVNHRIDMDEMETALFSKVQTIDYYTTALKIKRLDHIPEGFYYFDEFMDDPAAIGNPVAMQRFYQDTDVFLFWSYGNSADIQGTKVTELAIAAAERMGGQIEGVVLQRKFKYFPHISSKDMKDGFYDKLEFLLQGHRNTYFVGGLMAFELTERNSSYAFDLVRKHFSTDSLEPSFPYVKRLLTLRPSHGRAALKQLDESPGVEFQELSSLDDYLRYWGTHSATQFKTLYTWINEKGHVISQRTYRELHSNASIVSEKLRTCQCPSVKMGDRVLLVYVPGLDFIDAFFGCLRAGIVPVPAIPPDPSQRSGQALLHISNIAKACNAVAILSTVGYHITVKAASVKNLFALNGRSKSSSCWPVLPWLHTDSWVKKSKISSPRDHAAEEYQPAAHDLCFLQFTSGSTGEPKGVMITQGGLIHNVKMMRRRYKSTSNTVLVSWLPQYHDMGLIGGLFTSMVSGGSAILFSPVTFIRDPLLWLQTITTYRATHSAGPNFAFELLNRRLEANKALHYDLSSMVFLMVAAEPIRAATMRKFLELTHPFGLSQEVMAPGYGLAENCVYVCSAYGESREILVDWEERVCCGYISRDDDDDEDDVRVKIVDPETCSEHENCEKEGEIWISSPSAGAGYWNKEELSQKTFRNELNNEPGRKYTRTGDLGRIIDGKLFVTGRIKDLIIIAGRNVYSSDIEKTAENSCEVIRPGCCAAIGVPNETLLSKGILVSETSDQVGLIIIAEARDVKSVSNEAVRQIQASVAEEHGVMVASVILIKPRTISKTTSGKIKRFECLKRFTDGTLDIIYHEKGSIQSDERVSESQAVKTRPSSISKTDIVSFLIELLSEMTGISSAKISTKESLVSYGVDSIGVVRAAQKLSDYLGVPVGAIDIFTATCVEDLACFAENLLKKHRPQTVTGLPNSTKKTSKEEAAVSFEASSSQKLSIWFMQLIALVYVCFLLMLPACFSISIYAYALSIVERATFFGYLASFVLAPLCWMLCMFSTCICISFFGTPYLQPNYALDSEMSIWSVQFVKWWALYKAQEVSSKVMAIHLRGTVFINYWFRMLGAKVASSALIDTIDITDPYLVSIGEEAVLAEGALLQSHQVKNGILSLSPIKIRSRASVGPYALLQRGTVLGDGEEILALVSSEGNSEAASSPDIALSKDETVKQMIPNKPIIHLVGIYALGCIGSLSAAASYLIYLWIAQKPPTIQHFAFICLCGAFHWLPYTIVAYTVMMASIAPPQPLVFAIYIALSYTTYGLILSCFTCLLKSYFRRYINSSSSFLVTWFLHRIATTCHIRFAKFLSGTEAFCTYLQCMGAKVGKHCSIRAINPVSDPDLVSLGDGVHLGDFSRVVPGYYSSRGYVSGGIEIQDNSVVGSQGLVLPGSVLEKDVILGALSVAPPNRFLQAGGVFVGSPSPVMVKNTLHGFDDRIEEMDMKYKKVLGSLAANLASSTLKLNSRYFHRIGAAGKGSLRMYDHVLGLPDHEIFSPGKEYCVVLRHSNCLSSDDDARLDPRGAALRIISSNGDAPLLDLTLKTGNAFHARSIGEFATWLVCGAAAKEEYVKHSPHIRDAMWDSLRRADSYTELHYYSNICRLFRFKDGKEMYVKFKLRPFDREIGVENGKVEPIGVLPPETGAIPRDEGDERPRLFLADDFQQRVHSLDKVRYVLQLQIRPVPDDEVTREAALDCTKPWDETEFPHLDVGEVTIDQVLTKQESDDLEFNPFLKCPEVDVIRATSCNESASMDHGRSVVYAICQHLRKKKPLPEAWRAFLHQSDVKVDLSGCPMAAASVVKEVTLVRPWYFTLWLMSAQPFLQVFLPYFVMGLVAFAPLNFMFYLNKMKGMEMVYLLPFFWVWSGILAGLVCGVSKWILVGKKKQGTIEPIWSFGIFMDTIWQAIKSFVGEYLMEMTSGSVIFNVWLKAMGSDVAWDGGAYVDSMGAALNPELVEIQENGVVGREALLFGHIYEGDEGKVKYGKVVVRRGGLIGSRAVAMPGSTVGSGATLGALSLAMKEEFVT from the exons ATGAGCCTCTGGAAGAGGCTCTCTGAAAGACTCCCTGCAGAGGTCTGTTGCAACACAGAAGTACTCTCGGTCACACGAGATTCGTCTGTTGTCAAAGTTCAAATAAAATGTGAGGATGGTGATGTCCAAGAGAGGGAATTCGACAAGATTATTATTTCTGGAGCTTTTCCATTCAGTAATGGGAAGACATACAGATCACCTAATTCACTGAAAAATACAG ATGCAGTTAACCACCGAATCGACATGGATGAGATGGAGACGGCGTTGTTCAGTAAAGTTCAAACTATAGACTATTATACTACAGCCTTGAAAATAAAGAGATTGGACCATATTCCAGAAGGATTCTATTACTTTGATGAGTTCATGGATGATCCTGCGGCTATAGGAAATCCCGTTGCAATGCAGAGATTTTACCAAGATACCGATGTTTTCCTCTTCTGGTCGTATGGCAACTCTGCTGATATTCAAGGGACTAAAGTGACTGAGCTTGCCATTGCTGCAGCTGAAAGAATGGGAGGCCAAATCGAGGGGGTTGTTTTACAACGAAAATTCAAGTACTTTCCTCATATTAGCAGCAAAG ATATGAAGGACGGGTTCTACGACAAGTTGGAGTTTTTACTACAGGGCCATCGCAATACCTACTTCGTTGGTGGGCTGATGGCGTTTGAGCTCACAGAGAGGAACTCTAGTTATGCATTTGATCTTGTTCGGAAACATTTCTCAACTGATAGTCTCGAACCAAGCTTTCCATATGTCAAG AGATTATTAACTCTAAGACCAAGCCATGGAAGAGCGGCTCTGAAGCAGTTGGATGAATCACCTGGAGTCGAGTTTCAAGAACTTTCCTCGCTCGATGATTATCTGAGATATTGGGGAACTCACAGCGCCACCCAATTCAAGACCCTCTATACATGGATCAATGAGAAGGGGCATGTTATATCTCAGAGAACATACAGAGAGCTTCACTCAAATGCTTCGATAGTTTCTGAGAAACTACGAACATGCCAATGCCCGTCTGTAAAGATGGGTGACAGGGTTCTCTTGGTGTATGTTCCAGGTCTGGATTTCATTGATGCATTCTTCGGGTGCTTGAGAGCTGGCATCGTACCAGTGCCTGCAATCCCGCCAGACCCATCTCAGAGAAGCGGGCAGGCGTTGCTTCACATTTCGAATATTGCCAAAGCGTGCAATGCAGTTGCCATTCTCTCAACAGTTGGCTATCACATTACAGTAAAGGCAGCATCTGTCAAGAACCTGTTTGCCCTCAACGGGCGCAGCAAGTCATCTTCGTGCTGGCCTGTTCTTCCGTGGCTGCATACAGATTCTTGGGTGAAGAAATCAAAGATCTCAAGCCCTCGGGATCATGCAGCTGAGGAGTATCAACCGGCAGCACATGATCTATGTTTCCTCCAGTTCACATCAGGATCAACTGGTGAGCCCAAAGGAGTCATGATTACTCAAGGCGGCCTTATCCACAACGTGAAAATGATGAGGCGAAGATACAAGAGCACATCGAATACAGTGCTCGTGAGCTGGCTGCCTCAGTACCATGACATGGGGCTCATTGGAGGACTTTTCACTAGTATGGTAAGTGGTGGATCTGCAATTCTGTTTTCTCCGGTGACATTCATCCGGGACCCTTTGCTATGGTTGCAAACCATCACAACGTACCGTGCTACACATAGTGCTGGACCCAATTTCGCATTTGAGCTTCTCAACCGCAGGCTGGAGGCTAACAAGGCACTGCATTATGATCTAAGCTCCATGGTTTTTCTCATGGTTGCTGCTGAGCCAATTCGTGCAGCGACTATGAGAAAATTCCTCGAGCTGACTCACCCTTTTGGGCTTTCTCAAGAGGTCATGGCTCCGGGTTATGGACTTGCTGAGAACTGCGTGTATGTGTGCAGTGCATATGGAGAAAGCAGAGAAATTTTGGTTGATTGGGAAGAAAGGGTGTGCTGTGGCTACATCAGCCGagatgatgatgacgatgagGATGACGTTCGTGTCAAGATTGTGGATCCTGAAACGTGCAGCGAGCATGAAAATtgtgaaaaagaaggagagataTGGATTAGTAGTCCGAGTGCTGGAGCTGGCTACTGGAACAAGGAGGAGCTAAGCCAGAAGACGTTCAGAAACGAACTCAACAACGAGCCTGGCAGGAAATACACACGGACTGGAGACTTGGGGCGGATCATTGATGGAAAATTATTTGTTACTGGTCGGATAAAAGACCTCATCATCATTGCAGGAAGGAACGTATATTCTTCAGACATTGAGAAAACAGCTGAGAACTCATGTGAAGTGATACGCCCCGGATGCTGTGCTGCAATCGGTGTTCCAAATGAGACACTTTTGTCAAAAGGCATACTAGTTTCTGAAACTTCTGACCAAGTTGGTTTGATCATAATTGCAGAGGCTCGGGACGTTAAGTCCGTTTCCAACGAAGCTGTTCGACAGATTCAGGCAAGTGTTGCAGAGGAGCATGGAGTTATGGTTGCTTCAGTTATCCTAATAAAGCCGAGGACCATTAGCAAGACGACATCAGGAAAAATCAAGAGGTTTGAATGTCTTAAAAGGTTCACTGATGGGACTCTTGATATCATTTATCATGAGAAGGGGTCAATCCAATCTGATGAAAGAGTCTCAGAATCTCAAGCTGTGAAAACTCGGCCTTCGAGCATATCTAAGACAGACATAGTAAGCTTCTTGATAGAGCTGCTCTCTGAAATGACTGGAATTTCCAGTGCCAAGATCTCCACAAAAGAGAGCCTCGTATCCTATGGAGTTGATTCTATAGGTGTTGTTCGAGCTGCTCAGAAACTCTCGGATTATCTTGGAGTGCCTGTTGGTGCAATTGATATTTTTACAGCAACATGTGTGGAAGACTTGGCCTGTTTTGCTGAAAATCTGTTGAAGAAGCATCGCCCTCAGACAGTAACCGGGCTACCAAATTCTACCAAGAAAACATCCAAAGAAGAAGCAGCAGTTTCTTTTGAGGCTTCTTCATCTCAGAAGCTAAGTATATGGTTTATGCAGCTAATAGCTCTCGTTTATGTTTGCTTCTTGTTGATGCTTCCTGCATGTTTCTCGATCTCCATATACGCGTATGCCTTATCCATTGTGGAGAGAGCTACATTCTTCGGTTACTTAGCCTCCTTTGTGCTTGCCCCTCTCTGTTGGATGTTGTGCATGTTCTCGACTTGTATTTGCATATCCTTCTTCGGCACTCCATATCTGCAACCAAATTATGCTCTCGATTCTGAGATGTCGATCTGGTCCGTCCAATTTGTCAAGTGGTGGGCGCTTTACAAGGCGCAGGAGGTATCTTCGAAAGTTATGGCAATTCATTTGCGAGGCACCGTGTTCATCAACTACTGGTTTCGGATGCTAGGAGCAAAAGTTGCATCCTCAGCATTGATTGATACAATCGATATCACTGATCCGTACCTTGTTTCGATCGGGGAAGAAGCTGTTCTTGCAGAAGGAGCATTGCTCCAAAGTCATCAAGTCAAAAATGGGATTTTGAGTCTCTCCCCTATCAAAATCAGGTCTAGAGCTTCAGTCGGACCGTATGCTCTGCTTCAGAGAGGCACCGTGCtcggagatggagaagaaatCCTTGCATTGGTTTCAAGTGAAGGAAACAGTGAAGCTGCATCTTCCCCTGACATTGCTCTCTCAAAG GATGAAACAGTGAAGCAAATGATCCCCAACAAACCTATAATTCACTTGGTTGGGATCTATGCACTTGGTTGTATCGGCAGCTTATCCGCGGCCGCATCATATCTGATCTATCTCTGGATAGCACAAAAGCCTCCCACCATTCAACACTTTGCTTTTATTTGCTTATGTGGAGCTTTTCACTGGCTTCCCTACACCATTGTTGCATACACAGTGATGATGGCTAGCATTGCCCCTCCACAGCCTCTCGTCTTCGCCATCTATATCGCCTTGAGTTACACAACCTATGGCCTCATCCTCAGCTGCTTTACTTGCCTACTGAAATCCTACTTCAGAAGATATATCAATAGTTCAAGTTCGTTTCTAGTTACTTGGTTTCTCCACAGGATCGCAACGACATGCCACATAAGATTTGCAAAGTTTTTATCCGGAACAGAGGCTTTCTGCACATACCTGCAGTGTATGGGAGCCAAAGTTGGGAAGCATTGCTCCATCAGAGCCATCAACCCAGTCTCGGATCCAGACCTCGTTTCACTTGGCGATGGCGTTCATTTGGGTGATTTCAGCCGTGTCGTGCCAGGCTATTACTCTTCAAGAGGGTACGTCTCAGGTGGGATCGAGATACAAGATAACTCGGTTGTAGGCAGCCAAGGCCTAGTCCTCCCTGGCTCTGTCCTTGAGAAAGATGTCATTCTTGGGGCACTTTCAGTTGCTCCTCCAAACAGATTCCTTCAAGCGGGCGGCGTCTTTGTTGGCTCTCCATCTCCTGTCATGGTCAAGAACACGCTGCACGGATTCGACGACAGGATAGAGGAGATGGACATGAAATACAAGAAGGTGTTAGGAAGCCTTGCTGCGAATCTTGCTAGCTCGACGCTCAAGTTGAACTCGCGCTACTTCCATCGGATTGGCGCAGCCGGGAAGGGATCACTGAGGATGTATGATCATGTTTTAGGCTTACCAGATCATGAAATCTTCTCCCCTGGGAAGGAGTATTGTGTCGTTCTTCGCCATAGCAACTGCTTAAGCTCGGATGATGATGCTCGCCTTGATCCTCGCGGAGCAGCACTGAGGATCATTTCAAGCAACGGAGATGCTCCGTTGCTTGATCTCACACTCAAGACAGGGAATGCGTTTCATGCGAGAAGCATAGGCGAATTCGCAACATGGCTTGTCTGTGGAGCTGCGGCGAAGGAAGAGTATGTGAAGCATTCTCCACACATCAGGGATGCTATGTGGGACTCATTGAGGAGAGCAGACTCTTACACTGAGCTTCATTACTACTCAAATATTTGCAGGCTGTTTAGATTCAAAGATGGTAAGGAAATGTATGTTAAATTCAAGCTAAGGCCTTTTGACAGAGAAATCGGTGTGGAGAATGGGAAAGTCGAGCCAATCGGCGTACTTCCACCGGAGACGGGAGCCATCCCTAGAGACGAGGGCGACGAGCGTCCTCGCCTCTTCCTCGCTGACGACTTCCAACAGCGAGTCCACTCTCTGGATAAGGTCAGGTACGTCCTGCAGCTCCAAATCCGCCCCGTCCCGGATGATGAAGTGACACGCGAGGCTGCCCTCGACTGCACGAAGCCGTGGGACGAAACAGAGTTTCCACACCTTGATGTAGGAGAGGTGACCATTGATCAAGTCCTTACAAAACAAGAATCGGATGATCTAGAGTTCAACCCTTTCCTTAAATGCCCTGAGGTGGATGTCATCCGTGCCACGTCGTGCAACGAGAGCGCATCTATGGATCACGGCCGTTCAGTAGTGTACGCGATATGCCAGCATCTGAGGAAGAAGAAGCCGCTCCCGGAGGCTTGGAGGGCATTCTTGCATCAGTCGGACGTGAAGGTCGACCTCTCCGGGTGCCCGATGGCGGCCGCCTCTGTTGTCAAGGAAGTAACTCTTGTAAGGCCTTGGTATTTCACATTATGGCTGATGTCTGCTCAGCCATTCCTACAGGTTTTTCTGCCTTATTTTGTGATGGGATTGGTGGCATTTGCACCATTGAACTTCATGTTCTACTTGAACAAGATGAAGGGAATGGAGATGGTGTATTTGCTTCCATTTTTTTGGGTTTGGTCAGGCATTCTAGCAGGGCTAGTGTGTGGTGTGAGCAAATGGATTCTTGTAGGGAAGAAGAAACAGGGCACAATTGAACCGATTTGgagttttgggatattcatggACACAATTTGGCAGGCTATAAAGAGTTTCGTAGGTGAGTATTTGATGGAAATGACAagcggttcggttatcttcaacGTGTGGTTGAAGGCGATGGGATCGGATGTTGCGTGGGATGGGGGCGCGTACGTTGACAGCATGGGGGCTGCGTTGAATCCGGAACTGGTGGAAATACAAGAGAATGGTGTGGTTGGGAGAGAAGCGTTGCTGTTCGGGCACATCTACGAGGGTGATGAGGGTAAGGTGAAGTATGGCAAGGTCGTCGTGAGGAGGGGCGGATTGATCGGAAGCAGAGCTGTGGCCATGCCCGGATCTACCGTGGGCAGTGGAGCCACCCTAGGTGCTCTCTCCCTTGCCATGAAGGAAGAGTTTGTTACCTAA
- the LOC121766065 gene encoding uncharacterized acetyltransferase At3g50280-like has translation MANVVVISSCLIGTTSIDAAPISRLDLTPWDLQILKLNPMQRGLFFHKPQFDQTSLILRLKNSFSRALDFFPPLAGRISADPAADSSFYYFVDCNNAGAEFIHADASSVSISDILGSKYIPETVSDLFPLGEYCNSDGLSKPLLGVQVTQLADGVFLGCTANHAVVDGVSLWHFINSWSELSRGSATISKTPVFDRWFPSAASRLIPLPPLEKIRYPPPPLLARLFHFSKESLSKLKSRANSEAGTDKISTLQALSALLWRTTTRCRNQHGADEEVRILLAIGARARIPLPKGYFGNAFNGSSTSMSASELLERGLWHAARKINEHVAAQGGEAVIKTVENWVRNPVLFGGFPPPKRSSGVMIASSHRHNVYANDFGWGKPIAALSGTIERFDGNIKLYPAPADGGIDVEVCLAPETMQAMDDDVEFLETISI, from the coding sequence ATGGCGAATGTCGTGGTAATTTCTTCATGTCTGATTGGAACGACAAGCATCGATGCAGCTCCCATCTCAAGATTAGATCTAACTCCATGGGATCTGCAAATACTCAAACTCAACCCTATGCAGAGAGGGCTTTTCTTTCACAAGCCCCAATTTGATCAAACTTCGCTCATTCTTCGCCTCAAAAACTCGTTTTCCCGTGCCCTCGACTTCTTCCCGCCCCTCGCCGGACGCATTTCGGCAGATCCAGCCGCCGATAGCTCGTTTTACTACTTCGTCGACTGCAACAACGCCGGAGCCGAATTCATCCACGCCGACGCCTCCTCTGTTTCCATTTCTGACATCTTGGGATCTAAATACATTCCGGAGACAGTTTCCGATCTCTTTCCACTGGGCGAATACTGCAATTCCGACGGCCTCTCGAAGCCTCTGTTAGGCGTGCAAGTCACTCAGCTCGCCGACGGCGTCTTCCTCGGCTGCACCGCCAATCACGCCGTCGTGGACGGCGTCTCTCTCTGGCATTTCATCAACTCCTGGTCCGAGCTGTCGCGTGGTTCCGCCACGATTTCGAAAACCCCTGTTTTCGACCGCTGGTTCCCGAGCGCCGCCAGCCGCCTTATCCCTCTCCCGCCGTTGGAGAAAATCCGGTACCCTCCGCCTCCGCTGCTGGCGAGGCTTTTCCACTTCAGCAAGGAGAGTTTGAGTAAGCTGAAATCGAGGGCCAATTCCGAAGCCGGAACCGATAAAATATCGACTCTGCAAGCGCTCTCCGCTCTTCTATGGCGGACCACAACTCGCTGCCGGAATCAGCACGGTGCGGACGAGGAGGTTCGCATCTTGCTGGCAATCGGTGCGAGGGCGAGAATACCTCTACCGAAGGGCTACTTCGGCAACGCGTTCAACGGTTCTTCGACCTCGATGAGTGCGTCGGAGCTGCTGGAGAGAGGATTGTGGCACGCGGCGAGGAAGATCAACGAGCATGTTGCTGCGCAGGGCGGTGAAGCGGTTATCAAAACGGTTGAGAATTGGGTGAGGAATCCTGTGCTATTTGGGGGTTTTCCTCCGCCGAAGAGAAGCAGTGGGGTGATGATTGCGAGTTCGCATCGGCATAATGTGTATGCCAACGATTTTGGATGGGGAAAGCCGATTGCCGCCCTGAGTGGAACGATTGAGCGGTTTGATGGGAATATCAAACTTTATCCGGCCCCTGCAGACGGAGGAATCGACGTGGAAGTTTGCTTAGCGCCGGAGACGATGCAGGCGATGGATGATGATGTGGAGTTTCTGGAAACCATATCTAtctaa